A genomic region of Antennarius striatus isolate MH-2024 chromosome 2, ASM4005453v1, whole genome shotgun sequence contains the following coding sequences:
- the zgc:103759 gene encoding U8 snoRNA-decapping enzyme, protein MASRQLSRAEALACSDCMHACHVMLYSDTNAQLFGKTPIRHIILMQMRFDGLLGFPGGLVKPTEETLEAGLSREFLEEMGVDLPVSVEDHVESTHVPASSTSSSTSHLITHFYVKKVDEKQIMEVEKAAASAAVDHGQEVLGLVRVPIYTMKDGGGLAAFLSHSFIGNARFQLVNSLLRFNLVTPEELHKAHTHSLRICSNTAKDLKAALALTE, encoded by the exons ATGGCGAGTAGACAGCTGTCGAGGGCGGAGGCACTGGCGTGCTCAgactgcatgcatgcatgtcatGTGATGCTCTACTCTGACACAAATGCTCAGCTGTTTGGGAAAACTCCCATCAGACATATTATACTG ATGCAGATGCGCTTTGACGGTCTGTTGGGTTTTCCTGGAGG GCTTGTTAAACCAACAGAAGAGACCTTGGAGGCAGGGCTTAGTAGGGAATTTTTGGAGGAGATGGGTGTAGatcttcctgtgtcagtagaaGATCATGTGGAATCCACCCATGTCCCTGCTTCATCGACTTCCTCATCCACCTCCCACCTTATCACTCACTTCTACGTGAAGAAGGTGGATGAAAAGCAGATTATGGAGGTAGAGAAAGCAGCTGCATCCGCTGCAGTGGATCATGGACAGGAG GTCCTGGGGCTAGTCAGAGTCCCAATCTATACCATGAAGGATGGGGGAGGCCTTGCAGCTTTCCTCTCGCACTCGTTCATTGGAAATGCTCGCTTCCAGCTGGTCAACTCTCTGCTGCGCTTCAACCTGGTCACCCCTGAAGAGTTGCACAAagcccacacacactctctgagAATATGCTCAAACACAGCAAAGGATTTGAAAGCTGCCCTCGCATTGAcagaataa